Proteins co-encoded in one Candidatus Moraniibacteriota bacterium genomic window:
- the ybeY gene encoding rRNA maturation RNase YbeY has translation MKLNLEINNTTRSSIKKDFFAKVIRRTLAEYNYDFLKRRIVSLSIALVAPLEIKKLNRIYRRKDSVTDILSFSEYRSAQELKKAVDKNIFLGELVMCYTEIGNYSKKTGRGIKEELARVVSHGLLHLLGLRHGKKMFSIQNSIIKKDKNNEQRKSDKR, from the coding sequence ATGAAACTCAATCTTGAAATCAATAATACTACCCGAAGTTCTATCAAAAAGGATTTTTTTGCCAAAGTTATAAGAAGGACTTTAGCAGAATACAATTATGATTTTTTGAAGCGTAGAATTGTATCTTTGAGTATCGCTTTAGTGGCGCCTTTGGAAATAAAAAAACTCAACCGAATCTACCGGAGAAAAGACAGCGTAACTGACATCCTTTCCTTTTCTGAATACCGAAGCGCCCAGGAACTGAAAAAAGCTGTTGATAAAAACATCTTTTTAGGAGAGCTGGTAATGTGCTATACTGAAATAGGGAATTATTCCAAGAAAACTGGCCGGGGCATTAAAGAAGAACTGGCCAGAGTGGTTTCTCATGGCCTGCTCCATCTTCTGGGATTGCGCCACGGAAAAAAAATGTTTTCCATCCAAAACTCTATAATTAAAAAAGACAAAAATAATGAGCAACGGAAATCAGACAAGCGGTGA
- a CDS encoding HAMP domain-containing sensor histidine kinase, which yields MELFLLSFFSSGFLASYLFEKGIVKNFNIEQYGLFGMTIFMAFLGYLIVKFKAFNIKMLAAQALVVSLVVLIGSMFAFVETTTSKILVGVTLALSAGMGWLLVKSVKLEVQRKEELQYMSDRLAVANDQLRKLDNAKSEFISIASHQLRTPLTAVKGFISLILEGAYGKVENKIRDALNKVYVSNERLIQLVENLLNVSRIESGRLEFKFEKARIENIIRELGDSFILIARAKGLYLDIKLPSDPLPEIEMDGPKIREVLSNLIDNAIKYTNRGGVTVRAELATGSMEQETGGTGYIPNLAPGITIEGSSSDNQSPQTISPELVRVVISDTGIGIPEKELPYLFSRFSRGKDTSRLHVGGTGLGLYVGKNMVEAHHGRVWTESDGLNKGSRFIVELPISQDKYQPKSE from the coding sequence ATGGAACTATTTTTACTTTCCTTTTTTTCTTCAGGATTTTTAGCTAGTTACTTATTTGAGAAGGGAATAGTTAAAAATTTCAACATAGAGCAGTATGGACTTTTTGGTATGACTATTTTCATGGCTTTTTTGGGATATTTGATTGTCAAATTCAAGGCCTTTAATATTAAAATGCTGGCGGCGCAGGCGTTGGTGGTGTCGCTGGTCGTGCTCATCGGTTCAATGTTTGCTTTTGTTGAGACGACAACCAGCAAGATTTTAGTGGGCGTAACGCTGGCGCTTTCGGCCGGAATGGGCTGGTTGCTTGTCAAATCCGTGAAACTTGAAGTCCAGCGCAAAGAAGAATTGCAATATATGTCCGACCGGCTGGCGGTGGCCAATGATCAGCTGCGTAAACTGGATAACGCCAAGAGCGAATTTATTTCCATCGCTTCCCATCAGCTCCGCACTCCGCTTACCGCCGTCAAGGGCTTCATCTCGCTCATTCTGGAAGGCGCCTATGGGAAAGTGGAAAACAAAATCCGCGACGCGCTCAACAAGGTCTACGTTTCCAACGAGCGGCTCATCCAGCTAGTGGAAAACCTCCTTAACGTTTCCCGGATTGAGTCCGGCCGGCTGGAGTTTAAGTTCGAAAAAGCCAGAATTGAAAACATTATCCGGGAACTGGGGGATTCCTTTATTCTGATAGCCCGCGCCAAGGGCCTGTATCTGGACATTAAACTTCCCTCGGATCCGCTTCCGGAAATTGAGATGGACGGCCCGAAAATCCGCGAAGTACTTTCCAATCTGATTGACAACGCGATTAAATATACTAATAGGGGAGGAGTAACCGTCAGAGCGGAACTGGCAACAGGCAGTATGGAACAGGAAACAGGCGGTACGGGATATATCCCGAATCTCGCGCCCGGCATTACAATCGAGGGATCATCATCTGACAACCAGTCACCGCAAACTATAAGCCCTGAGCTTGTCAGGGTCGTTATCAGCGACACGGGAATCGGAATCCCCGAAAAAGAACTGCCCTACCTTTTCTCCCGCTTTTCTCGCGGCAAAGACACCAGCCGCCTCCACGTCGGCGGAACAGGCCTCGGGCTTTACGTGGGGAAAAACATGGTTGAAGCCCACCACGGACGGGTCTGGACCGAGTCCGACGGGTTGAACAAGGGCTCGCGCTTCATCGTGGAACTGCCAATTTCGCAGGACAAATACCAGCCGAAGAGCGAATGA